A window of the Methanobacterium spitsbergense genome harbors these coding sequences:
- the hdrB gene encoding ferredoxin:CoB-CoM heterodisulfide reductase subunit HdrB — protein MKFIPDKDILLFKSCLVNVEYPGVESSTCYIFDRIDVEYYVDERQSCCTGLGHYYDLFDQLSTTALAARNFHIAAETGHNNIATMCATCYAILKKTVKILNQNEDARNQVNNILDESGLEEMEYTQDSMDPSKNIFHVAEILFNKKDEISKLVTVDLSGFKIATHHACHYCKVHYNDTIEGVREPNLIDGLVKAVGINTIGWYDHKRVTCGAGFRQRFTNKEISLAVTAEKLEALKDKDVEILLHMCPNCQMQFDRYQPYIEDKLKTKFNIFHLNITQFIALAMGADPYMVLGIQTHTVPIEPLLKRLKQQFDLKEDQVSESNTKKSLKIDNKFME, from the coding sequence ATGAAGTTTATACCTGATAAAGATATTTTACTCTTTAAAAGCTGTTTAGTGAATGTTGAATATCCTGGAGTTGAATCATCTACATGCTATATATTTGACAGGATCGATGTTGAATATTATGTGGATGAAAGACAATCATGTTGCACGGGGCTTGGGCATTACTACGATCTATTTGATCAACTTTCAACAACTGCACTTGCTGCAAGAAACTTCCATATAGCAGCAGAAACTGGTCATAATAATATAGCAACCATGTGTGCAACATGTTATGCAATACTTAAAAAAACAGTTAAGATATTGAACCAGAATGAAGATGCAAGAAATCAAGTAAATAATATCCTTGATGAATCTGGACTTGAAGAAATGGAATACACACAGGACAGTATGGATCCATCCAAAAACATATTCCATGTAGCTGAAATCCTATTCAATAAAAAAGATGAAATATCCAAGTTAGTAACTGTTGATCTTTCAGGATTCAAAATAGCAACCCATCATGCCTGCCACTACTGTAAGGTTCATTACAACGACACAATAGAAGGTGTTAGAGAACCTAATCTTATAGATGGCCTTGTAAAGGCTGTTGGAATAAATACCATTGGATGGTATGACCATAAAAGAGTTACTTGCGGTGCGGGGTTCCGTCAGAGGTTTACAAACAAGGAAATTTCATTGGCTGTAACAGCAGAAAAGCTCGAGGCATTGAAAGATAAAGATGTGGAAATATTGTTACATATGTGTCCCAATTGTCAGATGCAGTTTGACCGTTATCAACCATATATCGAAGATAAACTAAAAACAAAATTCAATATATTCCATTTGAACATTACACAGTTCATTGCACTGGCAATGGGAGCAGATCCTTACATGGTTCTAGGTATACAAACTCATACTGTACCTATAGAACCCCTTCTAAAACGTTTAAAACAGCAATTTGATCTGAAAGAAGATCAAGTTAGTGAATCTAACACTAAAAAATCACTTAAAATTGACAATAAATTTATGGAATAA
- the hdrA gene encoding ferredoxin:CoB-CoM heterodisulfide reductase subunit HdrA, with the protein MSKASFNENKPDLKIGVFLCRCGGNISDTIDMEKLRSSVNAEVVEEFENLCSINGRKIIRDNIIQKNLDRVVVAACSPITHEKTFQKYVNPLNPYLLEMANIREQCSWVNPDNNTATEKAISLVNAAIEKVKYSQPLDPILRKTPKTAAVIGGGISGISASLSLARQGIKTCLIEEEPTIGGSMVKVGKLFSPEKLAEECAMCLLNPLVNEAVQHKNIKIMTNTTLKAAERRAGNFNLLIENKARKVIEDRCISCGSCAEVCPVEVDDSWNEGMTIRKAIYKPFPQAVPDVYTIDPENCKECGKCQDTCRMNAIDLSMEGEVIPITAGSVVIATGHKTFDMSKRPEYSYGRHKDIVTQMELARIMGVNGPTKGKLLKPSDGQVPQRVVMIQCVGSRDEKPGGRKYCSKVCCMVAIKHANVIKQHYPDTDVIICYTDMRTPGMYEKYFKYAQSNEVRLIRGRPGEIEEKNGIFIVRLEDTLSREPMEIETDLVVLSTAMEPSEGTIEVSNILDVGLTEELFVKEKHSKIKPVATEVEGIYVCGTAQGPKDITDSIVQANAAAAKVSELINGGVELEPFVATIDNSKCNLCKKCIDVCKYKAAFIQDDVLNVDPVSCIGCGACLWECENNAIEIMGQTDEQILSMITGMLKDKKPGETRIITFLDSVGYISADNIGINKINVPSSIRIIKIPSMNRIMPKHILHAFNMGADGIIMGEYPYNPMYSKTKERIKGLKKELLKNNIDPDRLAFYKVYIPYFRGLANRFNEFDTEIRCLEEN; encoded by the coding sequence ATGAGCAAAGCTTCATTTAACGAAAATAAACCTGACCTTAAAATTGGTGTTTTTCTCTGTAGATGTGGTGGAAACATCTCAGACACCATTGACATGGAAAAACTACGATCATCGGTAAATGCTGAGGTTGTTGAAGAATTTGAGAACTTATGTTCAATAAATGGACGTAAAATCATAAGAGACAACATTATACAGAAAAACCTTGATAGAGTAGTTGTTGCAGCTTGTTCTCCTATAACACATGAAAAAACTTTTCAAAAATATGTGAACCCACTTAACCCTTACCTCCTTGAAATGGCAAATATAAGGGAACAGTGTTCATGGGTAAATCCAGATAATAACACAGCAACTGAAAAAGCAATTTCCCTTGTTAATGCAGCAATAGAAAAGGTAAAATATTCTCAACCACTAGACCCAATACTCCGTAAAACTCCTAAAACAGCTGCTGTGATAGGTGGTGGAATATCAGGTATAAGTGCATCGCTTTCACTTGCAAGACAAGGTATAAAAACATGCCTTATAGAAGAAGAACCAACTATTGGAGGTTCCATGGTTAAGGTGGGTAAATTATTTTCCCCAGAGAAATTGGCAGAGGAATGTGCTATGTGTCTCTTAAATCCATTAGTCAATGAGGCAGTACAGCACAAAAACATTAAAATAATGACCAATACCACATTAAAAGCTGCGGAACGAAGGGCTGGAAATTTCAACTTGTTAATTGAAAACAAAGCTAGGAAGGTTATAGAAGACAGGTGCATAAGCTGTGGAAGTTGTGCAGAAGTCTGTCCAGTCGAAGTTGATGACTCATGGAACGAAGGAATGACCATTAGAAAGGCCATCTACAAACCATTTCCACAGGCTGTTCCAGATGTATATACAATAGACCCTGAAAACTGTAAAGAATGTGGAAAATGCCAAGATACCTGTAGAATGAATGCAATAGACCTTTCAATGGAAGGTGAAGTTATCCCGATTACAGCCGGCTCTGTTGTTATTGCAACAGGCCATAAAACTTTTGATATGAGCAAAAGGCCAGAATATTCCTATGGTAGGCACAAAGATATTGTAACTCAGATGGAACTGGCAAGGATCATGGGTGTTAACGGACCAACCAAGGGAAAACTTCTCAAACCATCAGATGGTCAAGTTCCTCAAAGGGTTGTTATGATACAGTGTGTTGGTTCAAGGGATGAAAAACCAGGGGGAAGAAAGTATTGTTCTAAAGTATGCTGTATGGTTGCAATAAAGCATGCAAATGTAATAAAACAACATTATCCGGATACTGATGTAATAATATGCTATACAGATATGAGAACTCCTGGAATGTATGAAAAATACTTTAAATATGCGCAATCAAACGAAGTAAGACTTATAAGAGGTAGACCTGGAGAAATAGAGGAGAAAAACGGTATATTCATTGTCAGATTGGAGGATACCCTTTCTAGAGAGCCAATGGAAATAGAAACAGATCTAGTTGTTCTATCAACTGCAATGGAACCATCAGAAGGTACTATAGAAGTTTCAAATATACTTGATGTTGGTTTAACAGAAGAACTCTTTGTCAAGGAAAAACATTCCAAGATCAAACCCGTTGCAACCGAAGTGGAAGGTATATATGTCTGTGGAACTGCACAAGGTCCTAAAGATATTACAGACAGTATTGTTCAAGCAAATGCAGCAGCAGCAAAAGTTTCCGAACTTATAAATGGAGGAGTAGAGCTGGAACCATTTGTTGCAACTATCGACAATTCCAAATGCAATCTATGTAAAAAATGTATCGATGTTTGTAAATATAAAGCAGCATTCATACAAGATGATGTATTGAATGTTGATCCTGTGTCCTGTATAGGATGTGGTGCATGTCTATGGGAATGTGAAAATAATGCAATAGAAATAATGGGCCAGACCGATGAACAGATTCTTTCAATGATCACAGGTATGTTAAAGGATAAAAAACCCGGTGAAACTCGCATAATCACATTTTTAGATTCAGTTGGTTATATATCAGCCGATAATATAGGAATAAATAAAATAAATGTTCCAAGCTCTATACGAATTATTAAAATCCCTTCAATGAACCGGATAATGCCAAAACATATACTTCATGCATTCAATATGGGTGCTGATGGAATAATTATGGGAGAATATCCTTACAACCCAATGTACTCCAAAACAAAGGAAAGAATTAAGGGGTTGAAAAAGGAACTTTTAAAAAATAACATAGACCCTGATAGACTTGCCTTCTACAAAGTATACATACCCTACTTCAGGGGACTAGCAAACAGATTCAATGAATTCGATACTGAAATAAGATGTTTAGAGGAAAACTGA
- the hisG gene encoding ATP phosphoribosyltransferase, whose translation MNKIVLGLPKGSLNNVNRGNTYQLLVDAGYEVRGYEPGKESNEIGIMNDPEIKGFLTRPQSAPVELNRQILDIAIIGEDWVQEESVNYKEKLIRKIGDLDYGQTRLIVGVPKESPYNSLTDFFRANKDRKTPILCFTEYPNLTRQFFMNNKGYKEVFGYSIPFVQVRGLRDGDNQMVQVINSDGATEVYIAKGADLIVDNTQTGSSLKKAGLKELETIMESSAGLYAGPSCKGAKEEKAHMMFEQLFGAIKARKYFDVKFNISNLKVSDVKDFLLSNAYCSDEPTVVEGSTFSQVNVLIPKNKFPAMLKGIKNYGASSIVRENVKQYVK comes from the coding sequence ATGAACAAAATAGTGCTTGGTCTTCCAAAGGGGAGTTTAAATAATGTTAACCGGGGTAATACTTATCAGTTATTAGTTGATGCAGGATACGAAGTGAGGGGATATGAACCTGGTAAAGAATCTAATGAGATTGGAATAATGAACGATCCTGAGATCAAAGGATTTTTAACAAGGCCACAAAGTGCGCCTGTTGAATTAAACCGTCAAATCCTAGATATTGCTATAATAGGTGAAGATTGGGTGCAGGAAGAATCTGTTAACTACAAAGAAAAATTAATAAGAAAAATAGGTGACTTAGATTATGGTCAAACAAGGTTAATTGTTGGAGTTCCAAAAGAATCACCTTACAATTCGTTAACTGACTTCTTCAGGGCCAATAAAGATAGAAAAACTCCAATACTTTGTTTTACAGAATATCCTAATTTAACGCGACAGTTCTTCATGAACAACAAGGGATACAAAGAAGTCTTTGGATATAGTATTCCATTTGTACAAGTAAGAGGATTAAGAGATGGGGACAATCAGATGGTCCAAGTCATAAATTCTGATGGTGCAACTGAGGTTTATATTGCAAAGGGTGCAGATCTTATTGTCGACAATACTCAAACTGGGAGTAGTTTAAAAAAAGCAGGACTAAAAGAACTTGAAACTATAATGGAATCAAGTGCAGGTCTGTATGCCGGACCAAGTTGTAAAGGAGCTAAGGAAGAGAAAGCTCATATGATGTTTGAACAGCTTTTCGGTGCAATAAAGGCCAGGAAATATTTTGATGTCAAGTTCAATATTTCTAATCTGAAGGTATCTGATGTAAAGGATTTCCTACTATCAAATGCTTACTGTTCAGATGAACCAACTGTTGTGGAGGGAAGTACATTTTCCCAAGTTAATGTTTTAATACCCAAAAATAAGTTTCCTGCAATGTTAAAGGGAATTAAAAATTATGGTGCTTCATCTATTGTGAGAGAGAATGTTAAACAGTACGTTAAATAG
- a CDS encoding TolB family protein, with translation MRTKLIMLLTVFVAVIIFCGVASAATVNTNHIAKVKLSNSVTNVDQFEPVADGKIVVWTQGDPTIHTSIYYKDLVTGLSHKLLSSNQDQSKPSISGSNIVWQQENSKGQICIYYKNIVTGKYGRVSNSKLNQASPDISGNIIVWEQDTFNGTSIYYKNLKTGTIGIVKKSDEGQFEPVTNGKMIVWTQYDIKGYSLVYYKDLATGISNKVLNTHEFQFNPAIDNNHIVWVQTESGNSNIYYKDLKTGKVSVMLKSKNSQFLPSIKDNIVAWQQYESNGKSNIYYKNLLTGTINIISQFNESNEPAISGKNILWTQITNSNQYSTYMKNIVTGIISKITT, from the coding sequence ATGAGAACTAAACTTATAATGTTATTAACAGTCTTTGTTGCTGTAATTATTTTCTGTGGTGTAGCATCAGCTGCAACCGTAAATACTAATCACATTGCAAAGGTTAAATTAAGCAATTCAGTAACCAACGTTGATCAGTTTGAACCCGTTGCAGATGGTAAAATAGTTGTATGGACACAGGGAGATCCAACAATACATACATCTATTTACTATAAAGACCTTGTAACGGGATTAAGCCATAAATTACTGTCTTCTAATCAAGATCAGTCTAAACCTTCAATTTCAGGCTCAAACATTGTATGGCAACAGGAAAATTCCAAAGGGCAAATTTGTATTTACTACAAAAATATTGTAACTGGAAAATACGGTAGAGTTTCCAATTCAAAATTAAATCAGGCTTCCCCTGATATTTCGGGTAATATTATTGTCTGGGAGCAGGATACTTTCAATGGTACGTCTATTTATTACAAAAACCTTAAAACAGGAACTATAGGTATTGTTAAGAAATCCGACGAGGGACAATTCGAACCAGTTACCAATGGTAAAATGATTGTTTGGACCCAGTATGATATTAAAGGCTATTCATTAGTATATTATAAAGATTTAGCAACCGGAATAAGCAACAAAGTATTAAATACTCATGAATTCCAGTTCAATCCTGCAATTGATAATAATCATATTGTATGGGTTCAGACAGAGTCAGGAAACTCAAATATCTACTACAAAGATCTTAAAACTGGAAAAGTTAGCGTTATGTTAAAATCAAAAAATTCCCAGTTCCTCCCTTCTATCAAGGATAATATCGTGGCATGGCAGCAATATGAATCCAATGGAAAATCTAATATTTACTATAAAAATCTCTTAACCGGAACAATCAATATAATATCTCAATTTAATGAGAGCAATGAACCAGCTATTTCAGGTAAAAATATTCTCTGGACACAGATTACAAACTCAAATCAGTATTCTACCTATATGAAAAACATTGTGACTGGAATAATCAGTAAAATAACTACATAA
- a CDS encoding stage II sporulation protein M, giving the protein MSKIAFLNRFYNGEFNYLCINFYKRNKKFLLLSAAIYFLALFIGLIIGYFIPGLIENFLNSVVKSDKQFVIKNGINTFSIFLHNLTYGVFFPYTAGVTGIITAGILILNGFLYGSFLGFLSSNIGGILSPLGVSNPVAFLIYTIPHGIFETSGIIVAGAGGFKLTNLVINILIDKKTKNEWYNEFKDSLILVVIAIILILIAAIIEANITLPLGNYITHLSLAK; this is encoded by the coding sequence ATGTCCAAAATAGCTTTTTTAAATAGATTTTATAATGGTGAATTCAATTATCTCTGTATAAATTTTTATAAACGAAATAAAAAGTTTTTACTCCTCTCAGCAGCCATATATTTTTTAGCATTATTTATTGGCCTGATTATAGGTTATTTCATACCTGGTTTGATTGAAAATTTCTTGAATAGTGTTGTTAAATCGGACAAACAGTTTGTTATAAAAAATGGGATAAATACATTTTCAATATTCCTGCACAACCTTACTTATGGAGTATTTTTCCCCTATACCGCAGGTGTAACAGGAATAATTACAGCAGGAATATTGATACTTAACGGATTCCTATATGGGTCTTTTTTAGGATTTCTTTCATCTAATATTGGAGGTATTTTAAGTCCCTTAGGAGTGAGTAATCCTGTAGCTTTTCTAATTTACACAATACCACATGGTATATTTGAAACATCTGGTATTATTGTAGCGGGTGCTGGAGGATTCAAACTTACAAATTTGGTTATTAATATACTAATAGATAAAAAAACAAAAAATGAATGGTATAATGAATTTAAAGATTCACTAATATTAGTTGTAATTGCAATAATTTTAATTTTAATTGCAGCTATAATTGAAGCCAATATAACACTTCCATTAGGAAATTACATAACACATTTGTCTTTAGCAAAATAA
- a CDS encoding putative quinol monooxygenase: MIIVTAKMNLKPGKKDEFILKAQDLICATRLEEGCISYGLYASTENKDELVMLEHWEDINSLNTHMETDHFKQFGKIIKQLLTGKIDVKSYSVKQT; the protein is encoded by the coding sequence ATGATTATTGTGACGGCTAAAATGAATTTAAAACCTGGAAAAAAAGATGAATTTATTTTAAAGGCACAAGATTTAATTTGTGCTACCAGATTGGAAGAAGGTTGTATAAGTTATGGTTTGTATGCAAGTACAGAAAATAAAGATGAACTTGTAATGTTAGAACACTGGGAAGATATTAATTCATTAAACACACATATGGAAACAGATCATTTCAAACAATTTGGAAAAATAATAAAACAGTTATTAACAGGAAAAATTGATGTTAAATCATATTCTGTTAAACAAACATAA
- a CDS encoding NAD(P)H-dependent oxidoreductase, translating into MKILVILAHPKEGSFNHAITHTAIKTLKSNGYDVIFHDLYVENFNPTLPFEEIPKNAETDSMVEKYCKEIISVDGIIIVHPNWWGMPPAILKGWVDRVMRAGVAYQFVEGDLGEGIPTGLLNAANVLIFNTSNTTTERENKVFGDPLELIWKNCVFGLCGINNVHRKNYGVMVTSTLKQRNKWLKNVEDTTNSIFPLNL; encoded by the coding sequence ATGAAAATTCTTGTTATTCTAGCACATCCTAAAGAAGGTAGTTTTAATCATGCAATTACCCATACAGCTATTAAAACTCTTAAAAGTAATGGATATGATGTAATCTTCCATGATTTATACGTTGAAAATTTTAATCCTACTCTTCCCTTTGAAGAAATTCCTAAAAATGCTGAAACAGATTCAATGGTTGAAAAATATTGTAAAGAGATTATAAGTGTTGATGGGATAATAATTGTTCATCCTAACTGGTGGGGAATGCCGCCTGCAATTTTAAAGGGTTGGGTTGACAGAGTTATGCGTGCCGGTGTAGCCTACCAATTTGTGGAAGGAGATCTGGGGGAAGGAATACCAACAGGCTTATTAAATGCAGCTAATGTATTAATTTTTAACACATCAAACACAACAACCGAAAGGGAAAATAAAGTATTTGGAGATCCACTTGAACTAATATGGAAAAATTGTGTTTTCGGATTATGCGGTATTAACAATGTTCATCGTAAAAATTATGGAGTAATGGTAACAAGCACGTTAAAACAAAGAAATAAATGGTTAAAAAATGTAGAAGATACCACTAATTCAATATTTCCCTTAAATTTATAA
- a CDS encoding THUMP domain-containing protein yields MSLIKPTESFNLLITLRGQKGEGAGEEAMGLEEIEMALQNEERVLNFKESNFPNVILIDLDMEPLDAVKLLSNASTTVISKVVIIEKVVRTRLESILEQVSNLASNRVVQGDSFKVVCDLRGRKYFNSSDELVEKVTEELVEKFNLEVNGADSDWVIQIEVVGENTGISILDPEMILKKL; encoded by the coding sequence GTGAGTCTTATCAAGCCAACAGAATCATTTAATCTACTTATAACCCTTAGAGGACAGAAAGGTGAAGGTGCGGGTGAAGAAGCAATGGGGCTAGAAGAAATTGAAATGGCACTCCAGAATGAAGAAAGAGTGTTGAATTTTAAAGAATCTAACTTTCCCAATGTTATTTTAATTGATTTGGATATGGAACCATTAGATGCAGTTAAATTACTATCAAATGCTTCCACTACTGTAATATCTAAAGTGGTAATTATTGAAAAGGTGGTTAGAACTCGTTTGGAAAGTATATTAGAACAAGTTAGTAATTTAGCAAGTAATCGAGTAGTTCAAGGAGATTCTTTTAAGGTGGTATGTGATTTAAGGGGAAGAAAGTACTTTAACTCCTCAGATGAATTGGTTGAAAAAGTCACAGAAGAGTTAGTTGAAAAATTTAATTTAGAAGTTAATGGTGCAGATTCAGATTGGGTAATTCAGATCGAGGTAGTTGGTGAAAACACAGGTATAAGTATACTTGACCCTGAAATGATCTTAAAAAAATTATAA
- a CDS encoding ABC transporter substrate-binding protein: protein MKIGYLSTIYHTSFILKSGKFSFESSDETNWKLFPTGPEMMKALESEDIDLGYIGLPPVIIGIEQGMKIKCVAGGHIEGTVVISNEPYSSYSELGDIASVLNQYNGKTIGTPTRGSIHDVIIRNLLKNRDISIKNYTWADFIPDAIQDGEIEAGVGTPSLATVASNQFNSKIVIPPNKIWPYNPSYGIVVQEELISNSPEYITSFLKAHEDASNLIQNVPNTAAEIAANEMGVVDKKFVRETYNISPRYCAKVPDEYIKSTMEFIPVLKELGYMNHDLKVGDIFNLRFIEETHKEDAHY from the coding sequence ATGAAAATAGGATACCTCTCAACAATATACCACACATCATTCATTCTTAAAAGTGGAAAATTCTCCTTTGAAAGTTCAGACGAGACAAATTGGAAACTATTTCCAACAGGCCCTGAAATGATGAAAGCATTAGAAAGTGAGGATATTGATCTGGGTTACATAGGGCTTCCACCTGTTATTATAGGTATTGAACAAGGTATGAAAATTAAATGTGTTGCTGGTGGACATATTGAAGGTACAGTTGTGATTTCAAATGAACCTTACAGTTCATACAGTGAGCTTGGAGATATTGCATCTGTTTTAAACCAATATAATGGAAAAACCATAGGAACACCTACAAGAGGTTCTATTCATGATGTTATCATACGCAATCTCTTAAAAAATAGAGATATTTCCATAAAAAATTACACGTGGGCTGACTTCATCCCAGATGCAATTCAAGACGGAGAAATAGAGGCCGGTGTTGGAACACCATCCCTTGCGACAGTAGCATCAAACCAATTCAATTCTAAAATAGTAATACCTCCAAATAAAATATGGCCCTACAATCCAAGCTACGGTATAGTTGTACAAGAAGAACTTATATCTAATTCACCCGAATATATAACAAGTTTTTTAAAGGCACATGAAGATGCATCCAACCTTATACAGAACGTACCAAATACAGCAGCAGAGATTGCTGCCAATGAAATGGGTGTAGTTGATAAGAAATTTGTACGTGAAACATATAATATTTCACCACGGTATTGTGCAAAAGTTCCTGATGAATACATAAAATCTACAATGGAATTCATACCCGTTTTGAAGGAACTTGGATACATGAATCATGATCTTAAAGTTGGAGATATATTTAACCTAAGATTTATTGAAGAGACTCACAAGGAAGATGCACACTACTAA
- a CDS encoding transglutaminase domain-containing protein — MAFALILNVNASSAATVNNTSSINSNVKTDMSSSMTQISTVSASASKSSTISNSKVTTTAYAVKKTDNTKPKIKAIDPANKAVNVKTTKTIKITFNEKIKAGTKWIEFKNSNGSKISFRTIIRENILYIDPIKSLSNGITYSLIIHTGSITDTSGNKLSLQRTKFEVAKKPISAALVKYLKPTANCQSTNSKIKSLAASITKGKTSQLSKASAIFNWVRNNISYSFYYNTRKGALGTLSSRSANCADTAHIMVALERAAGIPARYNHGTCRFSSGHYYGHVWAQVYVNGKWYYADGTSSRNSFGVVKNWNTKNFTLHGIYASLPF, encoded by the coding sequence TTGGCTTTTGCACTAATTTTAAATGTAAACGCGTCATCTGCTGCAACAGTTAATAACACAAGCAGCATTAATTCAAACGTGAAAACTGATATGTCATCAAGTATGACTCAGATTAGTACAGTTAGTGCATCTGCTAGCAAATCTAGCACAATATCTAATTCAAAAGTTACAACTACTGCATATGCAGTAAAAAAAACTGATAATACAAAACCTAAAATTAAAGCCATAGATCCAGCGAATAAAGCTGTGAATGTGAAAACAACTAAAACAATTAAAATCACATTCAATGAAAAAATTAAAGCTGGAACTAAATGGATAGAATTCAAAAACAGCAACGGTAGCAAAATATCATTTAGAACTATTATTAGGGAGAATATACTCTATATAGACCCTATTAAAAGTTTATCAAATGGAATTACGTATTCCTTAATTATACACACCGGCAGTATAACTGATACAAGTGGTAACAAGTTATCTTTACAAAGAACAAAATTTGAAGTAGCAAAAAAACCAATATCAGCAGCATTAGTTAAATACTTAAAACCTACAGCAAATTGCCAATCAACCAACTCGAAAATAAAATCACTAGCAGCATCGATTACCAAAGGTAAAACATCACAACTCAGTAAAGCATCAGCAATATTCAATTGGGTAAGAAATAATATAAGTTACTCATTTTACTACAACACCAGGAAAGGTGCATTGGGAACATTAAGTTCAAGATCAGCTAACTGTGCTGACACAGCACATATAATGGTGGCTCTTGAAAGAGCAGCAGGAATACCAGCAAGATACAATCATGGAACATGCAGATTTTCTAGTGGACATTACTATGGTCATGTATGGGCCCAAGTATATGTAAATGGTAAATGGTATTATGCCGATGGAACCAGCTCTAGAAACTCATTTGGAGTTGTCAAAAATTGGAATACTAAAAACTTTACATTACATGGTATCTATGCATCATTACCATTCTAG